The Phycisphaeraceae bacterium genome window below encodes:
- a CDS encoding filamentous hemagglutinin N-terminal domain-containing protein, which yields MARPYLSEALLWHYVTRRVPTLAAAVLAGSAATSAVAAPQVQNIAAGEVSISQQGTTTQITASNNSIINYSQFNIAANETVQFIQPNAQSRVLNRVNSVDPTRIDGNLFGNGRVYILNPAGIFFGNQAVVNVAELHAAAGAMSNGDFLSGTDRFTQLTGVVNQQGMIQADAVSLLGHRVENLGTIIAPQGSITLAAGDSVYITRIGGVVSAKVDASGLLGEEAGVINEGTLDAQGGQVRLGAGDIYALAIRQQGTVKGKDISLEAGAGLVTVNGSIEARDGDQGGILTISSAGNGSIDITSDQSTVGTPGIITGDASITAGAQIRIASPFTASGHVELSQTNTTGTGVKIDAATQAASLMVESATNFELSQPLTVAGGDVVINANDVVAIFGAVTTAGGDFTAQGENLGPSPVGSINTLGPTSDGQVTLTFSDFAGPPAITAGDVVLNVEGATIRRAISSSGVIDINSDTALDIRAMMTGESDIWLDAGGTLTVRQAVSSINGSINLQTPTLTMTNAGVLSAGGTEIVLGANAYNIAPGALVDAGDGFVVLFDNNEAPRHLVLGDNATVGSPSTVFGLDALGAVRAGTLETVQFDQNITVGTITDGSLGLAAGTDLLLVGQQINFLDTPSSIDLGDGTLRVQATQLINVNESISAASLELTRHSFNAPLITISNAITLTGTGPSSVLGESIIITPGGGLDAAGQSLSLSAENFIQVFGDVVAESIDFTTGSFTLFLDGSIGSESTDLIRIQSNSIDYITALLEADAATLGSSITAGVVELLPFAGTEIAINNILPGSGLNLNDSLLTQIDAAELHIGDSESWRISLGHIFADEGTLLVLTTGQDVMTDPSGSLLNIGGGGAVRIVAQTGIGTATNPIATDLSAIEAVTTTGGVYISNGRSVTSLLLDAGDSDITFENAGEILDLDIELDLIGNVATVSATNIVTPLQTQVSQFNFNGVNQNGGEGQLSVTGDISGFSFDSTTKAAVLTATGSISNVSVNVPRATLTAGGDILDSILDGNEQVHLISGGNIVGVTATAGTSLTAEAAGYIRDSFFTAGTTMNLQAASIGLIDAPVIVTADLLSGSTTSGDAYLQTAGSNGQLSLAFTAAQTLRLVSDLDIHQSGTWSGSTVDIDTLGSMQVNALVSATGDNTVYLTSDGTISISGSAVIDTTANSADVMLQAHDLDIDTESQIYAGQGTVAMMPWEGQTMTVGEMPVSSADAETTNGFHIDQTEINTIKSASEVLIGSMESGPMHIGSVDLAGKAMDLTLYSGSTIDEMANDMSVKLRTDGRLKMVSGGEIGRDPVEIENSPYDALDIEVAYLDVTVTQPGKVSLMDVGGLTVEYIYTTSGDIFLESTGEIIALDVTANSDIDFTAQQGGIQVGRMQASEGVNLNAFQGSITQAAGVPVQQIVAPSTTMNAQSVGSTGAPINTAVNSMTVTTTAGGQNLSQSGNLGSLNLNAGTGSVNLNVQGGINDADSGIDIRAGSTSITATSVGGSGQRVQMATRQLTINADSTISIGDPEGVLQTAELNTTGGVDVRTTNPNARISGSGNISVDQPLDLAEDIPQLSGEEGPEGQGIEVAEPLWVVGEFAERDGWLDEHELLRELTEQWGDRLAFYIEQGLRARGQRTSGVSEEISDQEIRSLIAQGLEYFCQGMIEDLDLGQDAQGQPVATLTLVYELQKNVSNHMTLVQKKRLRTRDNSEPQITPDDLDDLLQLAAERIVDRLIDDAPTGMMGVRG from the coding sequence ATGGCGCGTCCATATCTCTCTGAAGCATTGCTCTGGCACTACGTCACCCGCAGGGTTCCGACCCTGGCTGCGGCGGTCCTCGCCGGGTCCGCAGCCACCTCCGCTGTCGCTGCGCCTCAGGTCCAGAACATCGCGGCGGGTGAGGTCTCGATCTCCCAGCAGGGCACGACCACACAGATCACTGCCAGCAACAACAGCATCATCAACTACAGCCAGTTCAACATTGCCGCCAACGAGACCGTGCAGTTCATCCAGCCCAACGCGCAGTCGCGTGTGCTCAACCGGGTCAACAGCGTGGACCCCACCCGCATCGACGGCAACCTGTTCGGCAACGGCAGGGTGTACATCCTCAACCCCGCGGGCATCTTCTTCGGTAATCAGGCGGTGGTGAACGTCGCCGAGTTGCACGCCGCCGCCGGCGCGATGAGCAATGGCGACTTCCTCAGTGGGACCGATCGCTTTACCCAGCTCACCGGCGTTGTGAACCAGCAGGGCATGATCCAGGCCGATGCGGTCAGCTTGCTCGGTCATCGTGTCGAGAACCTCGGCACCATCATCGCGCCTCAGGGTTCGATCACCCTCGCTGCAGGCGACAGCGTCTACATCACGCGCATCGGCGGGGTGGTCTCCGCCAAGGTCGATGCCAGCGGGCTACTTGGCGAGGAAGCCGGTGTCATCAACGAGGGCACGCTCGACGCCCAGGGCGGTCAGGTCCGCCTCGGCGCGGGTGACATCTACGCCTTGGCCATCCGCCAGCAGGGCACCGTCAAGGGCAAGGACATCAGCCTCGAAGCCGGTGCCGGGCTCGTCACGGTCAACGGCTCGATCGAAGCCCGTGATGGAGACCAAGGCGGCATCTTGACCATCTCGAGCGCGGGGAACGGTTCCATCGATATCACGAGCGATCAGAGCACTGTCGGTACCCCCGGGATCATCACTGGCGATGCCAGCATCACCGCTGGAGCCCAGATCAGAATCGCTTCGCCATTCACCGCCAGCGGTCATGTGGAGCTTTCGCAGACCAACACCACCGGCACTGGCGTCAAGATCGATGCCGCTACGCAGGCTGCTTCTCTGATGGTCGAATCGGCCACCAACTTCGAGCTCAGCCAGCCCCTGACCGTCGCTGGCGGGGATGTCGTCATCAACGCAAACGACGTCGTGGCCATCTTCGGGGCCGTGACCACGGCTGGTGGGGACTTCACGGCTCAGGGAGAGAACCTTGGGCCAAGCCCTGTCGGCAGCATCAACACCTTAGGCCCCACCTCTGACGGCCAGGTCACGTTGACTTTCAGCGATTTCGCCGGGCCGCCAGCCATCACCGCCGGTGATGTCGTGCTGAACGTCGAGGGTGCCACGATCCGCAGGGCGATCAGCTCCTCGGGCGTCATCGACATCAACTCAGACACCGCCCTCGATATCAGGGCGATGATGACCGGTGAAAGTGACATCTGGCTCGATGCAGGCGGAACCCTAACTGTCCGGCAAGCGGTCAGCAGCATCAACGGGTCCATCAATCTCCAGACCCCAACGCTGACGATGACCAATGCGGGTGTCCTGAGCGCTGGCGGAACTGAAATCGTCCTCGGGGCCAACGCTTACAACATCGCGCCCGGTGCCCTGGTTGATGCAGGCGACGGCTTTGTCGTTCTCTTCGATAACAACGAGGCCCCCCGTCACCTGGTCTTGGGTGACAACGCCACCGTCGGATCACCCTCGACTGTCTTCGGTCTCGATGCTCTGGGTGCCGTCCGGGCCGGTACTCTGGAAACAGTCCAGTTCGATCAGAACATCACCGTCGGCACGATCACCGATGGGTCGCTGGGGCTCGCTGCGGGCACCGACCTGCTGCTGGTCGGTCAGCAGATCAACTTCCTCGATACACCATCCTCGATCGATCTTGGCGACGGTACGCTCCGGGTCCAGGCGACCCAGCTCATCAATGTCAACGAGAGTATCAGCGCAGCTTCGCTCGAACTCACGCGACACAGCTTCAACGCACCGCTGATCACCATCAGCAACGCCATCACGCTCACAGGAACGGGCCCGTCCAGTGTCCTTGGCGAGAGCATCATCATCACGCCGGGGGGCGGGCTTGACGCCGCCGGCCAGAGCCTGTCACTCAGTGCCGAGAACTTCATTCAGGTCTTCGGCGATGTGGTCGCCGAGAGCATCGACTTCACGACCGGGAGCTTTACTCTGTTTCTCGATGGCTCGATCGGTTCTGAGTCGACCGACCTGATCCGCATCCAGTCCAACAGCATCGATTACATCACCGCCTTGCTGGAAGCGGACGCGGCAACGCTCGGTAGTTCCATCACGGCCGGCGTCGTCGAACTTCTGCCCTTCGCCGGTACCGAGATCGCGATCAACAACATCCTGCCCGGCAGCGGACTGAATCTCAACGATTCACTCCTCACTCAGATCGACGCGGCCGAACTCCATATTGGCGACAGCGAGAGCTGGCGGATCAGCCTCGGACACATTTTCGCCGATGAGGGCACGCTCCTTGTTCTCACCACCGGTCAGGATGTGATGACCGACCCGTCTGGTTCGCTGCTGAACATCGGCGGAGGCGGGGCCGTGCGCATCGTCGCCCAGACCGGCATCGGTACAGCCACCAACCCGATTGCCACCGACCTTTCAGCGATCGAGGCGGTCACCACCACCGGCGGGGTCTACATCAGCAACGGTCGCTCGGTGACTTCACTCCTCCTCGACGCGGGCGACTCCGACATCACCTTCGAAAACGCTGGCGAAATCCTTGACCTCGATATCGAACTCGACCTGATCGGCAATGTCGCGACCGTGTCGGCCACGAACATCGTTACCCCGCTCCAGACCCAGGTCTCGCAGTTCAACTTCAATGGTGTGAATCAGAACGGCGGCGAGGGACAGCTCTCCGTTACAGGCGACATTTCCGGATTCAGCTTCGATTCCACCACCAAGGCCGCCGTGCTCACGGCCACAGGGTCGATCTCCAATGTCAGCGTGAACGTCCCCCGAGCAACCCTGACCGCTGGTGGGGACATCCTCGACTCGATCCTTGACGGGAACGAACAGGTCCATCTCATTAGTGGCGGGAACATCGTTGGCGTGACCGCGACGGCGGGCACCTCCCTCACCGCTGAGGCGGCGGGCTACATCCGCGACTCGTTCTTCACCGCTGGCACAACCATGAACCTCCAGGCCGCGTCGATCGGTCTGATCGACGCCCCGGTCATTGTCACGGCTGACTTGCTTAGCGGATCGACGACCTCCGGCGACGCCTACCTCCAGACCGCAGGCAGCAACGGACAACTCTCCCTGGCCTTTACCGCAGCTCAGACCCTGCGACTCGTCAGCGACCTCGACATCCACCAGTCCGGCACCTGGTCCGGTTCCACGGTCGATATCGATACTCTCGGGTCCATGCAGGTCAACGCCCTGGTCTCGGCCACCGGCGACAACACCGTCTACCTGACCTCCGATGGCACGATCAGCATCAGCGGCAGCGCCGTCATCGACACCACGGCCAACAGCGCCGACGTGATGCTCCAGGCCCACGACCTCGACATCGACACCGAGTCGCAGATCTACGCCGGGCAAGGCACGGTCGCCATGATGCCTTGGGAAGGCCAGACCATGACCGTCGGCGAGATGCCCGTGTCATCCGCCGACGCCGAAACGACCAACGGCTTCCACATCGACCAAACCGAGATCAACACCATCAAGAGCGCCTCAGAAGTGCTCATCGGCTCGATGGAATCTGGGCCCATGCACATCGGTAGCGTTGACTTGGCCGGCAAAGCCATGGACCTGACCCTCTATTCCGGCTCGACGATCGACGAGATGGCCAATGATATGTCCGTCAAACTCCGCACCGATGGACGCCTGAAGATGGTCTCCGGCGGAGAGATCGGACGTGACCCCGTCGAGATCGAGAACTCGCCTTACGACGCCCTCGATATCGAAGTCGCCTACCTCGACGTCACGGTGACCCAGCCCGGCAAGGTCAGCCTCATGGATGTCGGCGGCCTCACCGTCGAGTACATCTACACCACCTCCGGCGACATCTTCCTCGAATCCACCGGCGAGATCATCGCCCTCGATGTCACCGCCAACAGCGATATCGACTTCACCGCCCAGCAGGGGGGTATCCAGGTCGGCCGCATGCAGGCATCCGAAGGCGTCAACCTCAACGCCTTCCAGGGCTCGATCACTCAGGCCGCTGGCGTGCCGGTCCAGCAGATCGTCGCCCCTTCCACCACGATGAACGCTCAAAGCGTCGGCAGCACAGGTGCCCCGATCAACACCGCCGTTAACTCGATGACCGTTACCACCACCGCTGGCGGGCAGAACCTCAGCCAGTCCGGCAACCTCGGCAGCCTCAACCTCAACGCCGGCACCGGCAGCGTGAACCTCAACGTCCAGGGCGGGATCAATGACGCCGACTCCGGAATCGACATCCGCGCCGGATCAACCAGCATCACTGCCACCAGCGTCGGCGGGTCCGGCCAGCGCGTGCAGATGGCGACCCGTCAGTTGACCATCAACGCCGACTCGACCATCAGCATCGGCGACCCCGAAGGCGTTCTCCAGACCGCTGAACTCAACACCACCGGCGGTGTCGATGTCCGCACCACCAACCCCAACGCCCGCATCTCCGGTTCGGGCAACATCAGCGTGGACCAGCCCCTCGATCTCGCCGAAGACATTCCACAGCTCTCCGGCGAAGAAGGCCCCGAGGGCCAGGGCATCGAAGTCGCCGAGCCTCTCTGGGTCGTCGGCGAGTTCGCCGAACGCGACGGCTGGCTCGACGAACACGAACTGCTCCGCGAACTCACCGAGCAGTGGGGTGATCGCCTCGCCTTCTACATCGAGCAAGGCCTCCGCGCCCGCGGGCAGCGCACGTCTGGCGTCAGTGAGGAGATCTCCGATCAGGAGATCCGATCCCTCATCGCCCAGGGCCTTGAATACTTCTGTCAGGGCATGATCGAGGACCTCGACCTCGGCCAGGACGCCCAGGGCCAGCCTGTCGCAACCCTTACCCTCGTCTACGAGCTTCAGAAAAATGTCTCCAATCACATGACTCTGGTGCAGAAAAAACGCCTCCGCACCCGCGACAACTCCGAGCCTCAGATCACCCCCGATGACCTTGACGACCTGCTCCAACTCGCCGCCGAGCGGATCGTGGATCGCCTCATCGATGACGCCCCGACGGGGATGATGGGTGTGAGAGGGTAA
- a CDS encoding ShlB/FhaC/HecB family hemolysin secretion/activation protein translates to MAVPAIAQQGDEVTADPVKVAASPADGPVFPLGLLQLRYAEDHPRHPLLDPVMDAMVRLTPTDTGYIAERPDGPVEVFRLGSIGEKGTRSFHASAILMISRSIAQTLNDIGLVGVYVAPDPEQIDVFGEDLRLSGDDGLTMVVNTSVVSSTLTITTDDSGENRQEQLPRQDWIPERAPVRPWDGTGPRDDLLWLRQIEDYAFRLNRVPGRRIDVAVAAIEDEEGEPGVELEYLISESKPWRVYAQITNNGTPQTRDWRETFGYTNTQLTGRDDVLSLSYSTTAFDQSHTGSVMYEAPFERGGLWRYRLSATYSQYDASEVGVLASNFSGESVILAGEVSRQVYQDGDFFIDAFAGLSPQYLQTENVTGVSTLKGEEVFILPEIGVRAQRARQTESLFGQVSLLWNATTATTDNVSDLGRAGADAEFEILRWSGFFSFYLEPLFDRAAWEDPTTPETSTLAHEIALRFEGQHSFDKRLIPQQQMTLGGFYTVRGYPESAATGDTAIFGSAEYRLHVPRLLPVSAVPAQLPMIGQPFRVSAPQVYGYPDWDLVFKGFFDAGKAYNADRLGFENDELLIGTGVGVEISVKQTLQVRIDWGIGLKDLEGGGYTAGSNRFHIQAGLVY, encoded by the coding sequence TTGGCGGTTCCTGCGATCGCTCAGCAAGGGGATGAAGTAACGGCTGATCCGGTTAAGGTCGCCGCCTCGCCTGCGGACGGCCCGGTTTTTCCGCTTGGCTTGCTTCAGTTGCGTTACGCCGAAGACCACCCCCGACACCCCTTGCTTGATCCAGTCATGGACGCGATGGTGCGCCTGACGCCGACCGACACCGGCTATATCGCCGAGCGTCCCGATGGGCCGGTGGAAGTTTTCCGGCTCGGTTCCATCGGCGAGAAGGGCACGCGATCGTTTCACGCTTCCGCGATCCTCATGATCAGCCGGTCGATCGCTCAGACGCTCAACGATATTGGCCTGGTTGGCGTCTACGTCGCGCCCGATCCCGAGCAGATCGATGTCTTTGGCGAGGATCTCCGGCTATCGGGCGATGACGGTTTGACCATGGTGGTCAACACCAGCGTGGTGTCTTCGACGCTGACGATCACAACCGATGACTCCGGCGAAAACCGGCAGGAGCAACTGCCTCGGCAGGACTGGATTCCCGAGCGAGCGCCGGTCCGACCGTGGGACGGAACAGGACCCCGCGATGACCTGCTCTGGCTCCGACAGATCGAGGATTACGCTTTCCGACTCAACAGAGTGCCCGGCCGACGGATCGACGTTGCGGTCGCCGCGATCGAAGACGAAGAGGGCGAGCCCGGCGTCGAACTTGAATACCTCATCTCAGAGAGCAAGCCCTGGCGGGTGTACGCACAGATCACCAACAACGGAACGCCTCAGACCCGCGACTGGCGCGAGACCTTTGGGTACACCAACACCCAACTCACCGGGCGTGATGATGTGCTCTCGCTGAGCTACTCGACCACGGCGTTCGATCAGAGCCACACCGGCAGCGTGATGTACGAAGCGCCGTTTGAGCGTGGCGGGCTCTGGCGTTACCGGCTCTCGGCGACCTACAGCCAGTACGACGCTTCGGAGGTCGGTGTGCTTGCCTCGAACTTCTCCGGCGAGAGCGTCATTCTCGCTGGCGAGGTATCACGGCAGGTCTATCAGGATGGTGACTTTTTCATCGACGCCTTCGCCGGGCTCAGCCCGCAGTACCTGCAAACCGAGAACGTCACGGGTGTGTCAACACTCAAGGGTGAGGAGGTCTTTATCCTTCCTGAGATCGGCGTCCGAGCCCAGCGGGCGCGCCAGACCGAATCACTCTTCGGGCAGGTCAGCCTGCTCTGGAACGCGACCACCGCCACCACCGACAACGTCAGCGACCTCGGGCGTGCGGGCGCCGATGCGGAGTTCGAGATTCTCCGCTGGAGCGGTTTTTTCAGCTTCTACCTCGAACCGCTGTTCGACCGTGCGGCCTGGGAAGACCCAACCACCCCCGAGACCTCCACGCTGGCCCATGAGATCGCCTTGCGTTTTGAAGGCCAGCACTCCTTTGACAAGCGGCTGATTCCCCAGCAGCAGATGACCTTGGGCGGTTTTTATACGGTTCGGGGGTATCCGGAATCCGCAGCGACCGGCGACACCGCGATCTTTGGGTCCGCCGAGTACCGGCTGCACGTCCCACGCCTTCTTCCCGTGTCTGCCGTGCCTGCCCAGCTTCCCATGATCGGCCAGCCGTTTCGTGTTTCAGCCCCCCAGGTTTACGGGTATCCCGATTGGGACCTGGTATTTAAGGGGTTTTTTGACGCCGGAAAGGCTTATAACGCGGATCGTCTCGGATTTGAGAATGATGAGCTGCTAATTGGTACTGGAGTTGGCGTAGAGATATCTGTGAAGCAAACTTTACAGGTGCGGATTGACTGGGGCATCGGCCTCAAAGACCTCGAAGGTGGCGGGTACACCGCGGGCAGCAACCGCTTTCACATCCAGGCTGGCCTGGTCTACTAG
- a CDS encoding sugar phosphate isomerase/epimerase family protein — protein MNGEGAYLSAVVPFGYSEFTGEGLLPLYQEMGCRSVQVQRHPEADPPASELRSKTENAGLRIDSLHGRFGSHLDPSSPHRAVRDLTRQVAMEDAEYVVALGGAFVVLHPSAGGTVTGSLERQKRLIDFLGDLEDSARDLGVRFLLENLPPSYPLGGHAGDLLDVLQEVQSEWFGLILDTGHANMADDPGQQITLMMSGGISAMHVHDNRGSLDNHQWPGEGSLDWSKIAAHTPDLPEIPLAVEVFPSESELAKRVQTGGGAGVRKLLGLSGSSVG, from the coding sequence GTGAACGGGGAAGGCGCTTACCTTTCCGCGGTGGTGCCGTTTGGTTACAGCGAGTTCACGGGCGAGGGTTTATTGCCGCTCTACCAGGAGATGGGGTGTCGATCGGTTCAGGTTCAGCGGCATCCAGAGGCCGATCCGCCCGCCTCCGAGTTGCGTAGCAAAACCGAGAACGCTGGCTTGCGTATCGATTCGCTGCACGGCCGCTTCGGGTCGCACCTCGATCCTTCCTCCCCTCACCGTGCCGTCCGCGATCTCACGCGCCAGGTCGCGATGGAGGACGCTGAGTACGTCGTGGCCCTTGGCGGAGCTTTTGTGGTTCTGCACCCCTCGGCTGGCGGGACCGTGACAGGCTCACTCGAGCGGCAGAAGCGGCTGATCGACTTTCTGGGTGATCTCGAGGACTCCGCCCGTGATCTTGGCGTGCGTTTTCTGCTTGAGAATCTCCCGCCGAGTTATCCCTTAGGCGGGCACGCCGGTGACCTGCTTGATGTGCTGCAAGAGGTTCAGAGCGAGTGGTTCGGGCTCATCCTCGACACCGGACACGCCAACATGGCGGATGATCCCGGTCAGCAGATCACCCTGATGATGTCCGGCGGGATCTCTGCCATGCACGTTCACGACAACCGGGGCTCTCTCGACAACCACCAGTGGCCGGGAGAAGGCTCTCTTGATTGGTCCAAGATCGCTGCGCACACCCCCGACCTGCCAGAAATCCCGCTGGCCGTCGAGGTTTTCCCTTCGGAGTCAGAGTTGGCCAAGCGAGTTCAGACAGGCGGTGGCGCTGGCGTGCGAAAATTGCTGGGTCTTTCGGGATCATCTGTTGGCTAG
- a CDS encoding SpoIIE family protein phosphatase, producing the protein MADGHSPDSSLRASPLWQVLDVTRQLLLPIDLDTVLRKVVDVACAVLRADRATVFLYDESTRELYARVATGADEIRFSVEHGIAGFSLREREIVNVPDCYSDPRFNQDIDKATNYRTHTLLTVPLIGDGDVPVGVLQVLNKAGGPFGAQDEELAGVLSTQCAAAVQRAMLIEDRLVRQKLERDLDIASLIQKGTLPEVVPQPEGYELLGWSQPAEQTGGDVYDVAELPRQRVALLLGDATGHGIGPALSVTQVRSMLRLALRLEANMDTLVREINAQVMEDLPDGRFVTAFFAVLDPSLHEVRYHAPGQAPILHYHAADGSFTRHDATTFPLGILEEIELDARSAIEMAPGDVLAVISDGVFEFQHTNGRQFGTDRTEAAIKRGVSTGCPGMLAAIREDVAAYAEGAPQNDDMTVLLVRRRADGEVAS; encoded by the coding sequence ATGGCTGATGGGCACTCACCAGATTCGAGTCTGCGAGCGTCGCCTTTGTGGCAGGTTCTGGACGTCACGCGCCAGCTGCTGCTGCCGATTGACCTCGATACCGTCCTGCGCAAGGTCGTGGACGTGGCTTGCGCGGTGCTCAGGGCAGACCGCGCGACGGTCTTCCTGTACGACGAATCGACCCGTGAGCTCTACGCCCGAGTCGCCACGGGAGCCGATGAGATCCGGTTCTCGGTTGAGCACGGCATCGCAGGGTTTTCGCTTCGGGAGCGGGAGATCGTGAATGTCCCGGACTGCTACAGCGACCCGCGCTTCAATCAGGACATCGATAAGGCGACCAACTACCGGACCCATACGCTGCTGACGGTCCCGCTGATCGGCGATGGCGATGTCCCAGTTGGCGTCCTCCAGGTGCTCAATAAAGCCGGCGGTCCCTTTGGGGCTCAGGATGAGGAGTTGGCTGGCGTGCTCTCGACGCAGTGCGCTGCGGCGGTCCAGCGGGCCATGCTGATCGAGGACCGGCTGGTTCGCCAGAAACTCGAGCGCGATCTCGACATCGCCAGCCTGATCCAGAAGGGGACGCTCCCGGAGGTCGTGCCGCAGCCCGAGGGGTATGAGTTGCTGGGCTGGAGTCAGCCCGCAGAGCAGACCGGTGGGGACGTCTACGATGTCGCTGAGCTGCCGCGCCAGCGGGTGGCTCTGCTGCTGGGCGACGCGACCGGTCACGGCATCGGGCCGGCGCTCAGCGTGACGCAGGTCCGGAGCATGCTCCGCCTCGCGCTTCGGCTTGAAGCGAACATGGACACACTGGTCCGGGAAATCAATGCTCAGGTGATGGAAGACCTGCCCGATGGCCGGTTTGTGACGGCGTTTTTTGCGGTCCTGGACCCGAGTCTTCACGAGGTCCGGTATCACGCACCGGGTCAGGCACCGATTCTCCACTACCACGCGGCTGACGGGAGCTTCACCCGGCACGATGCGACGACGTTCCCGCTGGGGATCCTCGAAGAGATCGAACTGGATGCGCGCTCGGCGATCGAGATGGCGCCGGGTGATGTTCTGGCGGTCATCAGCGATGGTGTCTTCGAGTTTCAGCACACCAACGGGCGTCAGTTCGGTACCGATCGCACCGAAGCGGCGATCAAACGCGGGGTCTCGACAGGCTGCCCGGGTATGCTCGCTGCGATCCGCGAGGATGTAGCAGCTTATGCCGAAGGGGCTCCGCAGAACGACGACATGACCGTGCTGCTGGTGAGGCGTCGGGCCGATGGCGAGGTGGCGTCGTGA
- the lpxB gene encoding lipid-A-disaccharide synthase has translation MPGSPVILLTAFEPSGDVLGASLVKALRQRHPDARCLAYGGPRLAAAGAEIVEQTTDDPAMLLDAARKVVDHSRRLQRIKAFLEANHVDAVIPIDSPAANWSVCQATRKIRPEAKIIHLVAPQLWAWGRWRIRKLRRLTDRVLCLLPFEPDWFQARGVPATYVGHPLFDRLRDREPESNPLPALSDRVGKRLALLPGSRSSEVIFNWPTMARVASMLRERHPDLIVAIPASDERRAEQIRQHPATAELTGQSEILLDATPEVLDWADAALVVSGTATLEALGHNTPTVVLYNVRYLTWLILGRTMMNTRTYALPNLISEWIGEGRVVTEFIPHFGKPEPVADAVDRLLSDPQAVAQQRSLYAKTQNAFGDQRFRDLAADAVLETLAEQA, from the coding sequence ATGCCTGGATCGCCTGTCATCCTCCTGACCGCCTTCGAGCCCTCCGGCGACGTTCTGGGTGCGAGCCTCGTCAAAGCCCTGCGCCAACGGCATCCCGATGCTCGCTGCCTGGCCTATGGCGGCCCGCGACTTGCCGCCGCCGGTGCCGAGATCGTCGAGCAGACCACCGACGACCCGGCGATGCTCCTCGATGCCGCTCGGAAAGTGGTCGATCACTCCCGGCGGCTCCAGCGGATCAAGGCGTTCCTCGAAGCCAATCATGTCGATGCGGTCATCCCGATCGACTCGCCCGCAGCGAACTGGTCGGTCTGCCAGGCAACCCGAAAAATCCGACCCGAGGCAAAGATTATCCATCTGGTCGCGCCTCAACTCTGGGCCTGGGGACGCTGGCGGATCCGCAAACTCCGACGACTGACGGATCGAGTGCTCTGCCTGTTGCCCTTCGAGCCCGACTGGTTCCAGGCGCGTGGCGTGCCCGCGACGTATGTCGGCCACCCGCTCTTTGATCGCCTCAGAGACCGAGAACCCGAATCGAACCCGCTGCCCGCTCTGAGTGATCGCGTGGGCAAGCGGCTCGCGCTGCTACCCGGATCACGCTCCTCAGAGGTCATTTTCAACTGGCCGACCATGGCACGCGTCGCCTCGATGCTTCGTGAGCGTCATCCTGACCTGATCGTCGCGATCCCGGCCAGCGACGAACGGCGTGCCGAGCAGATCCGCCAACACCCGGCGACCGCAGAACTCACTGGCCAGTCCGAGATCCTGCTGGATGCCACCCCCGAAGTGCTCGATTGGGCCGACGCCGCCCTCGTGGTCTCCGGCACCGCCACGCTGGAAGCACTCGGCCACAACACGCCAACGGTCGTGCTCTACAACGTCCGTTATCTGACTTGGCTGATCCTCGGGCGGACCATGATGAACACGAGAACCTATGCCTTACCCAACCTGATCTCCGAGTGGATCGGGGAGGGCCGGGTCGTCACCGAGTTCATCCCACACTTCGGTAAACCAGAGCCAGTCGCCGACGCCGTGGACCGGCTTCTATCAGACCCCCAGGCCGTTGCCCAACAACGCTCGCTCTACGCCAAGACCCAAAACGCCTTCGGCGACCAGCGCTTCCGCGATCTCGCCGCCGACGCCGTGCTCGAAACCCTCGCTGAACAAGCCTGA